A single window of Anomaloglossus baeobatrachus isolate aAnoBae1 chromosome 9, aAnoBae1.hap1, whole genome shotgun sequence DNA harbors:
- the MGAT1 gene encoding alpha-1,3-mannosyl-glycoprotein 2-beta-N-acetylglucosaminyltransferase encodes MPRKVSVAAWGAALFISWNAILLLYLMSRPRAPDTSDLTAHVIRLAEEAEAELEKQKGLLQQIHHYSGLLNRRPAPPNAARGPELPQRLFNASLQSPTPVASNLQSTVIPVLVVACDRPSVRKCLDSLLKYRPSAEQFPIVVSQDCGHAETARVIDSYGDAITHISQPDLSEVPAPPEHRKFQGYYKISRHYRWALNQIFKVLGYKSVIVVEDDLEVAPDFYEYFLSTHYLLLKDPSLWCVSAWNDNGKEALVDAKGSSILHRSDFFPGLGWLLLRELWEELEPKWPAAFWDDWVRRPEQRLGRACVRPELPRTRTFGRKGVSQGQFFDQHLRFIKLNQDSVAFTKMDLSYLLKEKYDPWFVEQVYGSPKVRAEEVLQGQVPGGRTVRVEYTTRDTFKALARAFGVMDDLKSGVARVAYMGAVSFTHRGRRVFLAPPQNWGGYDPSWT; translated from the exons ATGCCGCGCAAGGTCAGCGTGGCGGCCTGGGGGGCGGCCCTGTTCATTTCATGGAATGCCATTCTTCTACTCTACCTCATGAGCCGCCCAAGGGCTCCTGACACTTCAGACCTTACGGCACATGTAATCCGACTAGCTGAAGAAGCAGAAGCAGAGTTAGAGAAACAGAAGGGGCTTCTTCAGCAAATCCACCACTACAGCGGGCTGCTGAACCGCCGGCCCGCACCGCCAAATGCTGCCCGTGGACCCGAGTTGCCTCAGCGGCTTTTCAATGCCTCTCTTCAATCGCCAACACCTGTGGCCTCTAACTTGCAGTCAACAGTCATTCCAGTTCTCGTCGTAGCATGTGACCGGCCCTCCGTGAGGAAGTGCCTGGACTCCCTGCTCAAGTACCGGCCCTCGGCAGAGCAGTTTCCTATCGTTGTGAGCCAGGACTGCGGCCATGCCGAAACCGCAAGAGTTATTGACTCCTACGGAGATGCCATCACTCACATCAGTCAGCCTGACCTCTCCGAGGTGCCTGCACCCCCAGAACACAGAAAGTTTCAGGGCTATTATAAAATCTCCAGGCACTATAGATGGGCACTTAACCAG ATCTTTAAGGTCTTGGGTTACAAGTCTGTCATCGTAGTAGAAGATGATTTGGAAGTGGCTCCAGATTTCTATGAATACTTCCTCAGTACACATTACCTTCTCCTTAAGGATCCCTCGCTCTGGTGCGTCTCTGCTTGGAATGATAATGGGAAGGAGGCCCTGGTGGACGCCAAGGGCAGCTCCATCCTTCACCGTTCTGACTTTTTCCCAGGCCTTGGGTGGCTGCTTCTTCGGGAGCTATGGGAAGAACTTGAACCCAAGTGGCCAGCAGCCTTTTGGGATGATTGGGTCAGGCGGCCTGAGCAGAGACTCGGTAGGGCATGTGTGCGGCCGGAACTGCCTCGCACCAGAACATTTGGAAGGAAAGGTGTCAGCCAAGGTCAGTTTTTTGACCAGCATTTGAGATTTATCAAATTGAACCAGGATTCAGTGGCCTTCACAAAGATGGACCTTTCATACCTCTTAAAAGAAAAGTATGACCCCTGGTTTGTGGAACAAGTTTATGGGTCACCCAAAGTTCGGGCAGAAGAAGTTCTTCAAGGGCAAGTGCCCGGTGGTAGGACGGTAAGGGTGGAATACACAACGAGAGATACTTTTAAGGCTTTGGCCAGAGCCTTTGGCGTAATGGATGACCTGAAGTCAGGGGTGGCCCGTGTAGCGTACATGGGAGCTGTTTCTTTTACTCATAGGGGTAGAAGAGTGTTTTTGGCACCTCCTCAAAACTGGGGAGGGTACGATCCATCATGGACATAG